The Vicia villosa cultivar HV-30 ecotype Madison, WI linkage group LG1, Vvil1.0, whole genome shotgun sequence genome includes a region encoding these proteins:
- the LOC131642392 gene encoding vesicle-associated membrane protein 727, which yields MSQRGLIYSFVAKGTVVLAEHTQYTGNFSTIAVQCLNKLPSNSTKYTYSCDGHTFNFLLDNGFVFLVVADESMGRTVPFVFLERVKDDFKKRYGSSITNGSDHPLADDDDDDLFEDRFSIAYNLDREFGPSLKGHMQYCLTHPEEMSKLSKLKAQITEVKGVMMDNIEKVLDRGEKIELLVDKTENLQFQADSFQRQGRQLRRKMWLQNLQMKLMVGGGIFILVIILWVIACGGFKC from the exons ATGAGTCAAAGGGGTTTGATTTATAGCTTTGTTGCCAAAGGAACTGTTGTTTTAGCAGAGCATACTCAGTATACAGGGAATTTCAGTACCATTGCTGTTCAGTGTTTGAACAAGCTTCCTTCAAATAGCACCAAATACACGTATTCATGTGATGGTCACACCTTTAACTTCCTCTTAGACAATGGATTCG TTTTCCTTGTTGTTGCTGATGAATCGATGGGAAGGACTGTTCCTTTTGTGTTTCTGGAACGGGTGAAGGATGATTTTAAAAAGCGTTATGGCTCTAGTATCACGAATGGAAGTGACCATCCACTTgctgatgatgatgacgatgatttgtttgaagatagGTTTAGCATTGCGTATAATCTTGACAGAGAATTTGG GCCAAGTCTTAAAGGGCATATGCAGTATTGTTTGACACATCCCGAAGAAATGAGTAAACTGTCAAAATTGAAGGCTCAAATAACTGAGGTCAAGGGAGTAATGATGGATAACATTGAGAAG GTTTTGGATCGTGGAGAGAAGATTGAACTTCTGGTGGATAAAACTGAAAACTTGCAGTTCCAG GCTGACAGCTTCCAGAGGCAGGGCAGGCAGTTGAGAAGGAAGATGTGGCTACAGAATCTCCAAATGAAGCTGATGGTTGGAGGAGGAATCTTTATCTTAGTTATAATATTATGGGTTATTGCTTGTGGGGGTTTCAAATGTTGA
- the LOC131642380 gene encoding coatomer subunit delta-like: MVVLAASIVGKSGKVLVSRQFVDMSRIRIEGLLAAFPKLIGTGKQHTYFETENVRYVYQPIEALYLLLVTNKQSNILEDLDTLRLLSKLVPEYSYSLDEEGICKHAFELIFAFDEVISLGHKENVTVAQVKQYCEMESQEEKLHKLVMQSKINETKDVMKRKASEIDKSKIEKNRGDKGGFGPLTSIGSGRIENSSNDFSISSTGSGFGSGTGFGLTTDVDPFSTKPKGRPTASATAPSKGLGMKLGKSQKTNQFLESLKAEGEVIVEDVQPRLSQTRTAAPPLTDPVTLTVEEKLNVTLKRDGGVSNFDVQGTLSLQILNQDDGYIQVQVLTGDNQAISFKTHPNMNKELFANEHILGPKDPNRPFPTGQASDAAGVGLLKWRMQSTDESMVPLTINCWPSSSGNETYVSIEYEASSMFDLRNVVVSVPLPPLREAPSVSQIDGEWRYDSRNSILEWSVLLIDNSNRSGSMEFVVPQADSSAFFPISVRFMATDTFSDLKVTNIIPVKGGNPPKYAQRTQLITENYQVV, from the exons ATG GTTGTTCTTGCTGCATCCATTGTCGGTAAATCTGGTAAAG TGCTAGTTTCTAGACAGTTTGTGGATATGTCTCGTATAAGAATTGAGGGACTTCTAGCAGCATTTCCCAAGTTAATCGGCACCGGGAAACAACACACATATTTTGAGACTGAGAACGTGCGCTATGTTTACCAGCCAATAGAAGCTCTATACCTGCTTCTTGTAACAAACAAACAGAGCAACATACTGGAAGATTTGGATACTCTGAGACTTCTCTCCAAACTT GTCCCTGAATATTCTTATTCCCTTGATGAAGAGGGCATCTGCAAACATGCCTTCGAGCTGATTTTTGCGTTTGATGAAGTCATCTCTCTTGGGCACAAGGAGAATGTGACCGTTGCACAAGTTAAACAATACTGTGAGATGGAAAGTCAGGAAGAGAAGCTGCACAAGCTGGTTATGCAGAGCAAGATCAATGAAACTAAGGATGTTATGAAGCGAAAAGCAAGTGAGATTGATAAAAGCAAG ATTGAAAAGAATAGAGGTGATAAAGGAGGCTTTGGTCCGTTAACCTCAATTGGATCTGGAAGAATTGAAAATAGCTCCAATGATTTTAGCATATCTAGCACTGGATCTGGCTTTGGAAGCGGTACTGGTTTTGGATTGACTACTGATGTTGATCCCTTTTCTACCAAGCCAAAAG GCCGTCCAACTGCATCTGCCACTGCTCCGTCAAAGGGTCTTGGTATGAAGCTTGGTAAATCTCAAAAGACAAATCAGTTTTTGGAATCACTGAAAGCAGAAGGTGAGGTCATTGTTGAAGATGTTCAGCCAAGACTTAGCCAGACTCGAACAGCTGCCCCGCCGCTTACAGATCCTGTCACTTTAACTGTTGAGGAGAAACTAAATGTGACACTGAAACGAGATGGCGGAGTTAGTAATTTTGATGTTCAAGGCACATTGTCTCTCCAAATTCTTAACCAAGATGATGGATATATTCAAGTTCAG GTCCTAACTGGTGATAATCAAGCCATCTCTTTCAAGACACACCCTAATATGAATAAAGAGCTATTTGCCAATGAACATATTTTAGGTCCAAAGGATCCCAACAGGCCTTTCCCCACTGGTCAAGCCAGTGATGCTGCAGGTGTTGGACTTTTAAAGTGGAGAATGCAAAGCACCGATGAGTCAATGGTGCCACTAACAA TCAATTGTTGGCCCTCTTCTTCTGGAAATGAAACTTACGTCAGCATTGAATATGAGGCTTCATCAATGTTTGATCTACGGAATGTTGTGGTTTCAGTACCTCTCCCACCTCTTCGAGAAGCACCATCTGTTAGTCAGATTGATGGAGAATGGAG GTATGACTCTAGGAACTCCATTTTGGAGTGGTCTGTCCTTCTGATTGATAATTCAAATCGCAG TGGGTCAATGGAGTTCGTTGTTCCACAAGCTGATTCATCAGCATTCTTTCCCATTTCAGTTCGTTTTATGGCAACCGATACATTTAGTGACCTGAAG GTTACGAATATCATACCGGTTAAGGGTGGTAATCCTCCCAAATACGCACAGAGAACTCAGTTGATAACAGAAAACTACCAAGTTGTGTGA
- the LOC131642372 gene encoding coatomer subunit delta-like → MVVLAASIVGKSGKVLVSRQFVEMSRIRIEGLLAAFPKLIGTGKQHTYIETENVRYVYQPIEALYLLLVTNKQSNILEDLDTLRLLSKLVPEYSYSLDEEGICRHAFELIFAFDEVISLGHKENVTVAQVKQYCEMESHEEKLHKLVMQSKINETKDVMKRKANEIDKSKIEKNRGDKGGFGPITIMGSGRIENSFSDLSISSTGTGFGLSADVDSFSTKPKGRPTASATAPPKGLGMKLGKSQKTNQFLESLKAEGEVILEDVQPRLSQSRTTAPPLTDPVTLTVEEKLNVTLKRDGGVGSFDVQGTLSLQILNQEDGHIQVQVQTGDNQAISFKTHPNMNKELFAHDYILGLKDPNRPFPTGQASDAAGVGLLKWRMQSTDESMVPLTINCWPSSSGNETYVSIEYEASSMFDLRNVVVSVPLPALREAPSVSQIDGEWRYDSRNSILEWSVLLIDNSNRSGSMEFVVPQADSSAFFPISVRFAAIETFSDLKVTNIIPLKGGNPPKFAQRTQLITENYQVV, encoded by the exons TTCTAGCAGCATTTCCCAAGTTGATTGGCACTGGGAAACAACACACATATATTGAGACGGAGAACGTGCGCTATGTTTACCAACCAATAGAAGCTCTATACCTGCTACTTGTAACAAACAAACAGAGCAACATACTGGAAGATTTGGATACTCTGAGGCTTCTCTCCAAACTT GTCCCTGAATATTCTTATTCCCTTGACGAAGAGGGTATCTGCAGACATGCCTTTGAGCTGATTTTTGCGTTTGATGAAGTCATCTCTCTTGGGCACAAGGAAAATGTGACTGTTGCACAAGTTAAGCAATACTGTGAGATGGAAAGTCACGAAGAGAAGCTGCACAAGCTGGTTATGCAGAGTAAGATCAATGAAACTAAGGATGTGATGAAGCGGAAAGCCAATGAGATTGATAAAAGCAAG ATTGAAAAGAATAGAGGTGATAAAGGAGGATTTGGTCCGATAACAATAATGGGTTCTGGAAGAATTGAAAATAGCTTCAGTGATTTGAGCATATCTAGCACTGGAACTGGTTTTGGGTTGAGTGCTGATGTTGATTCCTTTTCTACCAAACCTAAAG GTCGTCCAACTGCATCTGCCACTGCTCCACCAAAGGGTCTTGGTATGAAACTTGGTAAATCTCAAAAGACAAATCAGTTTTTGGAATCATTGAAAGCAGAAGGTGAGGTCATTCTTGAAGATGTTCAGCCAAGACTTAGCCAGTCTCGGACAACTGCCCCACCACTTACCGATCCTGTTACTTTAACTGTTGAGGAGAAACTAAATGTGACTCTGAAACGAGATGGCGGAGTTGGTAGTTTTGATGTTCAAGGCACATTGTCTCTACAAATTCTTAACCAAGAAGATGGACATATTCAAGTTCAG GTCCAAACTGGTGATAATCAGGCCATCTCTTTCAAGACACACCCTAACATGAATAAAGAGCTATTTGCCCATGACTATATACTAGGTCTAAAGGATCCCAATAGGCCTTTCCCCACTGGTCAAGCTAGTGATGCTGCAGGTGTTGGTCTTTTAAAGTGGAGAATGCAAAGCACCGATGAGTCAATGGTGCCACTGACAA TCAACTGTTGGCCCTCTTCTTCTGGAAATGAAACTTATGTCAGCATTGAATATGAGGCTTCATCAATGTTTGATCTGCGAAACGTTGTGGTTTCGGTACCTCTTCCAGCTCTTCGAGAGGCACCATCTGTTAGTCAGATTGATGGAGAATGGAG GTATGACTCTAGGAATTCTATTTTGGAGTGGTCTGTCCTTCTGATTGATAATTCAAATCGCAG TGGGTCAATGGAGTTTGTTGTTCCACAAGCGGATTCATCAGCATTCTTTCCCATTTCAGTTCGTTTTGCGGCAATTGAGACATTTAGTGACCTGAAG GTTACAAATATCATACCACTTAAGGGTGGTAATCCTCCCAAGTTTGCTCAGAGAACTCAGTTGATAACGGAAAACTACCAAGTTGTATGA